A region of Mesorhizobium sp. M3A.F.Ca.ET.080.04.2.1 DNA encodes the following proteins:
- a CDS encoding amidohydrolase family protein, whose protein sequence is MNPSALVEPATKIRMITMPFATNASGVPAGSNEPQRSDLIVHNATILTVDADDRVIRTGALAVRNGRIVALDRQEKIFASYASDQLFDAAGGAVHPGFIDAHVHVSQYTARSVLPLMEGTSVTMGHWKGGLTPEDEYASARLAALDYLQCGYTGFVDPGTVFEPDAVAAVADEAGIRIWLTDPYVADGGEALAADLPELVSENFLARWPRNTDEALKRLGGQLFRNRNPDSLVKAFVGLYGEATDSPELYQAALSLARDRDVRFQEHLGYLPAFQLKREKALGQPLLRWFEERGFLDSHVTFTHMNLVREDEISLLGKFGVRVVWCPWGQLQMLGKDGAQARMADMHRAGVKVGIASDIPRVADFDVLGSLAASAAATSGRPAKPREILRMRTLGAAATIGADGELGSLEVGKRADFVVRCPSASVNFGFDPGLELGVIGGRHTVKAVYVGGRQVVDGGKVVTLDDDSVIAAAHRSARALASRIGLRA, encoded by the coding sequence ATGAATCCTTCAGCGCTTGTCGAGCCAGCCACAAAAATTCGGATGATTACCATGCCCTTTGCAACGAACGCCTCAGGGGTGCCAGCCGGCTCGAATGAGCCGCAACGCAGTGATCTCATCGTCCACAATGCCACAATCCTCACGGTGGACGCCGATGATCGCGTTATTCGGACCGGCGCGCTTGCCGTCCGAAACGGACGCATCGTCGCGCTTGACCGGCAAGAGAAGATTTTCGCCAGCTATGCCTCAGACCAGTTGTTCGATGCGGCAGGAGGCGCGGTCCATCCGGGGTTCATAGACGCCCACGTTCATGTCTCCCAGTACACGGCGCGCAGCGTTTTGCCCCTGATGGAAGGGACCTCCGTTACCATGGGGCACTGGAAAGGCGGGCTGACCCCAGAAGATGAGTATGCAAGCGCCCGTTTGGCTGCTCTCGATTACCTGCAATGTGGCTATACCGGCTTTGTCGATCCTGGAACTGTCTTTGAGCCTGACGCAGTCGCGGCCGTTGCTGATGAAGCCGGTATTCGCATCTGGCTCACTGACCCTTACGTCGCCGACGGCGGTGAGGCGCTGGCCGCTGATTTACCTGAACTGGTCAGCGAGAACTTTCTCGCCCGCTGGCCGCGAAACACCGATGAAGCGTTGAAGAGATTGGGGGGCCAGCTGTTTCGCAATCGCAACCCAGACAGCCTGGTGAAAGCCTTCGTCGGACTCTACGGGGAGGCGACCGATTCACCCGAACTCTACCAAGCCGCCCTGAGCCTAGCCCGTGATCGCGATGTGAGATTTCAAGAGCATCTTGGATATCTTCCGGCCTTTCAGCTGAAACGCGAGAAGGCGCTTGGGCAGCCACTGCTGAGGTGGTTCGAGGAACGTGGGTTCCTGGATTCCCACGTCACGTTCACTCACATGAACCTGGTGCGCGAAGACGAGATTTCGCTTCTCGGGAAATTTGGAGTGCGCGTCGTCTGGTGTCCGTGGGGCCAGCTGCAAATGCTTGGCAAGGACGGTGCCCAGGCACGCATGGCGGACATGCATCGCGCCGGCGTGAAGGTCGGGATCGCCAGTGATATCCCTCGTGTTGCCGACTTCGATGTCCTTGGAAGCCTGGCCGCCTCGGCTGCCGCGACCTCGGGACGGCCTGCAAAGCCGAGGGAGATTCTGCGCATGCGCACGCTTGGCGCCGCGGCGACGATCGGTGCCGATGGAGAGCTAGGCAGTCTCGAGGTCGGCAAGCGCGCCGACTTCGTGGTGCGGTGTCCGAGCGCTTCTGTGAATTTCGGCTTCGATCCGGGCCTTGAGCTTGGAGTCATCGGCGGCCGCCACACCGTGAAAGCGGTGTACGTGGGCGGTCGTCAGGTCGTCGATGGCGGGAAGGTCGTCACGCTGGACGACGACTCGGTCATTGCCGCAGCGCATCGCTCGGCGCGCGCGCTTGCATCCAGGATAGGCCTTCGCGCCTGA
- a CDS encoding amidohydrolase family protein — protein MEALTAKTMGPSKNERQVYDLVVHNAVLLTVDAKDQVIANGAVAVHDGLIVAVGYSRDILSHHDFREVIDAGGGILHPGFIDAHVHISQYTSRSVLSCMDGTSVTMGDWKSALTPDDEHASAALAAVDYLRSGYTGFVDPGTIFCPDAVAPVADEFGIRIWLTDPYVADAGTELQKHFPELVSESFLALWPKNRDEAFRRLGSQLFRNKDRNSLVRAFVGLYGEGTDSQALFRTAFDLAREHGVQLQEHLGYAPLLYRQREYALGASMMEHMSGEGLLDSHVTFVHMNAVHPGDVQILKARDVGIVWCPYGQLQMLGRGGAEGRMVELHRAGVKVGIASDIPRAVHFGGLGTLAAVTAAATGLAASGHEILRMRTIGSAATVGAASELGSLEVGKRADFVVRRPDVSENLGFDPALEFAVIADAGTIDSVFVDGKCVLKRGEVLKADRPAVIARARQSVRGLAARLHLA, from the coding sequence AGCCTTGACCGCGAAGACGATGGGTCCCTCGAAGAATGAGAGGCAAGTGTATGACCTTGTCGTTCACAATGCGGTGCTTCTGACGGTCGATGCGAAAGACCAGGTGATCGCGAACGGCGCCGTGGCGGTCCACGATGGGCTGATTGTTGCAGTCGGATACAGTCGGGATATCCTTTCTCACCATGATTTCCGCGAGGTCATCGACGCTGGCGGAGGAATCCTCCATCCCGGCTTCATCGACGCCCATGTCCATATTTCCCAGTACACCTCGCGCAGCGTCCTTTCCTGCATGGACGGAACAAGTGTCACGATGGGCGACTGGAAAAGCGCGCTTACACCCGATGATGAGCACGCGAGCGCGGCCCTAGCGGCTGTCGACTATTTAAGAAGCGGTTACACTGGCTTCGTCGACCCGGGCACCATATTTTGTCCGGACGCGGTCGCCCCGGTCGCGGATGAATTCGGCATTCGCATATGGCTGACCGATCCGTATGTCGCCGACGCCGGCACGGAACTCCAGAAACACTTTCCGGAACTTGTCAGCGAGTCGTTTCTTGCCCTTTGGCCAAAAAATCGGGACGAAGCCTTCCGCCGTTTGGGATCACAATTATTCCGCAACAAGGACCGGAACAGTCTCGTCAGAGCATTTGTTGGCCTCTATGGCGAAGGCACGGACTCGCAAGCGCTTTTTCGCACCGCCTTCGATCTGGCCCGTGAGCATGGCGTGCAATTGCAGGAGCATCTGGGCTACGCGCCTCTGCTTTACCGTCAACGTGAATACGCGCTCGGGGCCAGTATGATGGAGCATATGAGCGGTGAAGGTCTCCTCGATAGCCATGTCACCTTTGTCCACATGAATGCTGTTCATCCGGGGGACGTCCAGATCCTCAAGGCACGGGATGTCGGCATAGTATGGTGCCCCTACGGGCAGTTGCAGATGCTTGGCCGGGGCGGCGCCGAAGGCCGGATGGTGGAGCTGCATCGGGCCGGCGTAAAGGTTGGGATCGCAAGTGACATTCCTCGCGCTGTGCATTTTGGCGGGCTCGGTACATTGGCCGCCGTGACGGCGGCGGCAACGGGGCTGGCCGCGTCTGGGCACGAAATCCTGCGCATGCGCACAATCGGATCAGCTGCCACGGTGGGCGCGGCTTCGGAACTTGGTAGTCTCGAGGTCGGCAAGCGCGCCGATTTCGTAGTCCGTAGGCCGGATGTATCCGAAAACCTGGGGTTTGATCCGGCGCTGGAATTCGCGGTCATCGCCGACGCTGGCACCATCGACTCCGTGTTCGTTGACGGCAAGTGCGTTCTAAAGCGTGGCGAGGTGCTGAAGGCCGACAGGCCCGCCGTGATAGCTCGCGCCCGTCAGTCAGTGCGAGGCCTTGCGGCCCGCCTTCACCTTGCCTGA
- the fabG gene encoding 3-oxoacyl-ACP reductase FabG, with protein MAELGEEIPVAVITGASSGIGLATADALLRAGYRVAFFSHQPERVQAAARALSASYGAERIRSAVVDLRDPEAVRRFFDELAAHWPAPSVLVCNAGYSPKRNGGRIPIAEIDLADWNEVLGINLTGALVCCQCVLPAMAERRYGRIVFIGSLAGRTMPRIAGAAYTASKSGLAGLARSIVSEYSPFGITANTITPGRIVTDMTGPTDSLVNKEALTRIPIGRLGRAEDIARAVAFLVAPDADFLNGAVLDINGGEFTPP; from the coding sequence ATGGCGGAACTTGGCGAAGAGATACCGGTTGCGGTGATCACTGGCGCCTCGAGCGGCATAGGCCTTGCAACTGCCGACGCGCTCTTGCGGGCAGGTTATCGTGTCGCCTTCTTCAGTCATCAGCCGGAACGGGTTCAGGCTGCCGCTCGCGCGCTGTCCGCTTCCTACGGGGCAGAGCGAATAAGGTCGGCGGTGGTCGATCTGCGAGACCCAGAGGCAGTGCGCCGGTTCTTCGACGAACTCGCCGCCCATTGGCCGGCTCCATCCGTCCTCGTCTGCAATGCCGGCTACTCGCCCAAACGCAATGGCGGCCGGATCCCGATTGCTGAAATCGACCTTGCCGACTGGAATGAAGTGTTGGGGATCAATCTGACCGGTGCGCTGGTTTGCTGCCAATGCGTTCTGCCGGCGATGGCCGAGCGCCGATACGGACGCATCGTCTTCATCGGTTCGCTCGCCGGTCGTACGATGCCAAGGATAGCCGGTGCTGCCTATACCGCATCCAAGAGCGGGCTTGCCGGTCTCGCTCGATCAATCGTCAGCGAATATTCCCCGTTCGGCATCACCGCCAACACGATCACGCCCGGTCGCATCGTGACGGACATGACGGGTCCCACGGATTCGCTCGTCAACAAGGAGGCCCTTACACGCATTCCCATCGGCAGGCTCGGTCGAGCAGAGGACATCGCCCGTGCCGTTGCTTTCCTGGTCGCGCCGGACGCCGACTTCCTGAACGGCGCGGTGCTCGACATCAATGGAGGCGAATTCACGCCCCCATGA